The Methanococcoides sp. LMO-2 genome segment CCTTACAAAGTTCCACAGCAACTATGTCAGGTTTCTCACGCTCGATAGTATCAATTACCTCGTTGACGCTCTTTTCCGAAACGTGAGCTGTTCCCACTATTATTATCTGGGAAGGCTGGGGAGTGGTTTGAAGAGCATCCGGCTGCTTTACCATAGGAGCAAGGGAAGAAGTTTGTGAAAAAGTTGCATCCCCATGGCCTGAATAGGCCGAACCGGATACTGTATCGTAATTATAATTAGAAGCAGCATTCTGAGAATCCGTAATGACAACTTCATCAGGTTTCTCTTCTGCTGTTTTGTAAGTCATACTGTCCATTTTCTATATCACTCGCTCAATAACATCATAGTATGCATCAGGTCGGTCCTCGAAAGGATACCGCTCACTGATCCATTTTCATCGACCACCAGTAACCTCCCAATATTGTTGGAGGTCAGCAGCTTGAAAGCATCTGCGGCGGTCGCCTCTTTTGATATTGTCACAATATCCTTTGACATAACATCGGACACCAGTACACTGTACCTGTCCAGAGGCATAACTTTGCGTACATCTGTAAATGTAATGATACCTTTTAAAGTGTTGTGTTCTATGACAGGATAACCCATATGTTTTTTCTCGAACATGAAATGGGTAAGGTCTTCTATTGTCAGTGACGGTTCTACGGAAACAATATCTTTGCTCATGACATCACTAACTGGCACCTTTTCAAGGGTTACAGTAACAGCTGTGGACCTATCCTCACCTGATGCACCCATGTAAACGAAGATAGCGATAAGGATCAGCCAGGGGTTCCAGGGGTTTGACAGCAGACCAAGCAGGCCAAGCAGGAAAGCGAACATTTTTCCAACACCTGCTGCTGCGTGGGTTGCCTGTATATATGTCATCCTTCTTGCAAACCATGCACGAAGTATGCGTCCACCATCCATCGGGAAGGCCGGTAGCAGGTTGAACATACCGAGAACGATATTGATCGAACCAAGTAACTGCATCATCCTGAATATCAATGAATCAGCAAAACCGGTAATAACACCAGCCACTACAAAATTGATAAGTAGCAGTGAACCACCGATGATGAAACTGACCAGAGGTCCTGCAAAGGCCATCTTTGCCTCCTGCATGGGATCCCTTGGGATTTCTTCCATGGAAGAGACGCCGCCTATCAGGAATAATGTGATATCTGTAATATTGACACCATACTTCTTTGCAAGATAGGAATGTCCCAGCTCATGAAGCAGGACGCAGGCAAAAAGAAGGACAGTTGTCAAAAACGAAAGTAAGTATCCCAATGTTGCCGGAACCACATCATTAAATCCATATGGTGCCGGGTTCATGGCAAAAATAAATGCAAATAGAGGAAGCACTATAAGAAACGTTATGTGTATCTTGATGGGAATACCTATAATAGTACCAATTTTAAAAGAATTTGCCATAGATTCAAATTTCAGCTTTATTATATATAGTATATCCGGTCAATAATCAAGGCCTTGCTAATATACATCTTCTCTTGGTCTCCGGATGGTGACATGAATTTCTATCAGTTTCCCTGAAATAATACTTTCACCCCACTTGGCTTAATGGTATATATACTCACAACATAGGTAGCATTAGTCACGGATTCGATAGGTACACGCCTTTACAAGTTTCAAGGCTAGGTGCCATCGATCCATCCCCTCAATCCGTGCACTTCTTTTTTTAAAATTAGCAGATCAAAAGAAGGTCAGATAAGTCTCAGACCAGTTTTTCAAGATCAGCAAGGAAAAGTTCTATTGTATTATTATCAATGTGAGGCATGATTACCAGGCGTAGAGCACGAGGATTCCTTGTTATGGAAACATGCCAGCCAAAATCATCCAGCAATTTTTTTCTGACATCATCGGCCTGAGGGACGTTAAGAGCTACTATGTTCATGACAGGATCAATGACAGTTTCAATTCCCAGTGCTTTAGCACCTGAAACGATCTCTCTGGTCTGTTCCATACATTGATCTACCACACTTCTGTAGCCTTCACGCCCGAGATGTTTCATCACAGCATATGTGGAAGCCACGGATGCACCACTTCTTGTGCCGGTTAATGAATACTGTTTATTGATACTTAGATAGGGAGTATGGATCTCAAGATCATCCAGGTATTCAGGTTCCCTGAATAACAAACCTCCTGAAGGAATGGTGCTTAAACCCATCTTGTGAGGATCGATCGTCATTGAAGTTACTCCTTCAACTTCGAAATCATAATGGTATTCCATATCCATGAAAGGAAGGATGAAACCGCCAAATGCACCATCAACATGAAGGAAAAAATCTCTGTCAAGAGCAATTTCCGAAAGACTTTCAATTGGATCTATCTGGCCGAATTCGGTTGTTCCTGCGATACCAACAAGACCTATTGTGTTATCATCTATCAGTGAGACTACTGAATTAAGATCAACCTTAAGAGTATTGTCAAGGGAAGCTTTTCTTATTTCGATCCCTGAAAGGTCTGCAACCTTGTCAAAAGAGAAATGTGCAGATTCCGGCATTACAACATTAGGATGGTTAATGTCACGCCTGGCATTTACCATAGACCTTATTGCCTGTATATTGGATTCAGTACCACCGGTCGTTAAATAACCGCATTTTTCAGGACTGTTATTGTGATGTAAAAGGGAACCAAACATTTTCAGGACTTCTTTTTCAAGACCATATGTTCCCGGGAAAAGACCGGGGTCTCCCATGTTTGCTTCAATGAATTGAGTATGGGCTAAAACTGCAATTTCATGTGGATAAGTACACATGGAACTTAAGACACGATCATAACTTGTATCTTCTGATTTTGCGTTTTTCAAAATTGAAAGTATATGTTCTCTGGATATTCCGGTTTCTTCCATGAATTCTCGCTTAATAGAACATAGAACCTGTTTAAAACAATTTTGTTCAACTTTTTTGTGGCTTAAAAAATGTTATAGTTCTAAATTTTACTAAATTTTATTTTTTATTTAATTTTATTTTTTATCAGCTCTACTTTTTTACATATTTAATATGATCATGAGGGTCACCCCATTGTTTCGACTGGAATATTTTACTGAATTTTTGATTCTACTTTTTTTGTTTAGAGAAACCTTTATTAACTATTACTTTGATACTAGGACCACCCTCTATTTTTTTATTAATATTAAAAATATGTTCTCATATTTTTTTTCTGCACTCCAGTTGAAATCATAGGGTCACCCCCCTTTATATAATCTCCAAACGAAATGAAGGGGTCTTTGCTCCATATGAAACAAATTAGCCTATTATTTATATAAAAAATGTTGTTATATCAAATCATATTATTTCGACTAATTGTGTTTTTTGTAATAATTTTCTGTCCCTATTTAAAGCTCCAATGGAAACAAAGGGGTTGTAACCATAAGGGTTAATAAGGTACACTTCCATTGCATCGTGTGGAGAATTAAAGGGTTCACTTTCTGAATATTCATTTGTGTTGATTATTTCATTGAATTATTCGAAAGTGAGTTTGTGTCTTTGCTAGAATATCATAACTAATAATACAATATCACAAAGGGATCCGTATCGAATAACATTCATTTTGCATTTTAAATGCATTTTATGTCTGGTTGTAATAGATATATTCCTTATTATTTCATCACATCAGATTCATGGAAGGTTGAAAATGGAGAATAAATCATTAGATGGATTATTTGAAGACTTATTACAAAACGAGTCTCTTTTCAAGAACAAAGAGGTTTTGAGACCTTCATATACACCTGCATCCTTGCCACACAGGACTGAACAGGTAAACACTCTTGCTACTATTCTTGTTTCAGCTCTAAGGGGAGATACACCATCTAACATTCTTATCTATGGTAAAACAGGTACCGGTAAAACGGCTGTTGCACGTTATGTTGGTATTGAACTTGAAAGAAAGAGTGAGGATATCAACATTGAATGTTCTGTTCTGTACCTTAACTGTGAGGTAATTGACACTCAGTATAGGTTATTGGCAAATCTTGCAAAACACTTTGGTGAGGATATACCAATGACCGGTTGGCCTACAGACCAGGTGTTCACAAAGTTCAAAGAGGCTATTGATGCAAGAAAACAGGTTATCATAATTATTCTTGATGAGATAGACAAACTTGTCAAGAAAGGAGATGATGTCCTCTATAACCTTTCACGTATCAATACAGATCTTGTAAATGCGAAGGTCAGTATGATAGGCATTTCAAATGACCTGAAATTTACTGAGTTCCTCGATCCGAGGGTAAAGAGTTCCCTTGGTGAAGAAGAGATCATCTTCCCTCCTTACGATGCTGAGCAGATCAGTGATATTCTCAGGCAGAGAGCATCCATTGCATACAAGGAAAATGTACTTGATGAAATGGTAATTCCTCTTTGTTCTGCCTTTGCAGCCCAGGAGCATGGTGATGCAAGGCGTGCACTTGACCTTCTAAGGGTTGCCGGAGAACTTGCCGAGCGTGAAAATGAGACTCATGTTGGTGAACCTCATGTCAGAAGGGCTCAGGAAAAGATCGAGATCGATCGTATCGTGGAAGTTGTCAGAACACTGCCAACGCAATCAAAGCTGGCACTTTATAGTGTCATGCTCCTGAGGAACAATGGCTACAGGAACGTCACAACAGGTGAGGTTTACAATGTATATCGCCAGTTATGTGTGAATGTGGATATGGATGTCCTTACACAAAGGAGGGTCACTGACCTGATCTCGGAACTGGACATGCTTGGTATCCTCAATGCAGTGGTGGTAAGCAAAGGACGCTATGGGAGGACAAAGGAGATCGTCCTGAGCGTACCTATCGAAAGCACACGACGTGTCCTCCTTGAGGATTACAGGCTGGGAATGCTTGCAGGTTTCAAGCCGGTGATCACAGCACAGATGCATCTTTGATGCATCAACACTTTTTTTAAAAGAAAGAGAAAAAGAGAGTTTGAAAGTTTTCCCGAAGGGTATTGTCCTTCAGGAAGAATTATGAAAGCATAAGCCTGAGATATCCTGCATATGGTATCCTGTACCTTGCTACTC includes the following:
- a CDS encoding CBS domain-containing protein — its product is MANSFKIGTIIGIPIKIHITFLIVLPLFAFIFAMNPAPYGFNDVVPATLGYLLSFLTTVLLFACVLLHELGHSYLAKKYGVNITDITLFLIGGVSSMEEIPRDPMQEAKMAFAGPLVSFIIGGSLLLINFVVAGVITGFADSLIFRMMQLLGSINIVLGMFNLLPAFPMDGGRILRAWFARRMTYIQATHAAAGVGKMFAFLLGLLGLLSNPWNPWLILIAIFVYMGASGEDRSTAVTVTLEKVPVSDVMSKDIVSVEPSLTIEDLTHFMFEKKHMGYPVIEHNTLKGIITFTDVRKVMPLDRYSVLVSDVMSKDIVTISKEATAADAFKLLTSNNIGRLLVVDENGSVSGILSRTDLMHTMMLLSE
- a CDS encoding ORC1-type DNA replication protein, whose amino-acid sequence is MENKSLDGLFEDLLQNESLFKNKEVLRPSYTPASLPHRTEQVNTLATILVSALRGDTPSNILIYGKTGTGKTAVARYVGIELERKSEDINIECSVLYLNCEVIDTQYRLLANLAKHFGEDIPMTGWPTDQVFTKFKEAIDARKQVIIIILDEIDKLVKKGDDVLYNLSRINTDLVNAKVSMIGISNDLKFTEFLDPRVKSSLGEEEIIFPPYDAEQISDILRQRASIAYKENVLDEMVIPLCSAFAAQEHGDARRALDLLRVAGELAERENETHVGEPHVRRAQEKIEIDRIVEVVRTLPTQSKLALYSVMLLRNNGYRNVTTGEVYNVYRQLCVNVDMDVLTQRRVTDLISELDMLGILNAVVVSKGRYGRTKEIVLSVPIESTRRVLLEDYRLGMLAGFKPVITAQMHL
- the mfnA gene encoding tyrosine decarboxylase MfnA, with amino-acid sequence MEETGISREHILSILKNAKSEDTSYDRVLSSMCTYPHEIAVLAHTQFIEANMGDPGLFPGTYGLEKEVLKMFGSLLHHNNSPEKCGYLTTGGTESNIQAIRSMVNARRDINHPNVVMPESAHFSFDKVADLSGIEIRKASLDNTLKVDLNSVVSLIDDNTIGLVGIAGTTEFGQIDPIESLSEIALDRDFFLHVDGAFGGFILPFMDMEYHYDFEVEGVTSMTIDPHKMGLSTIPSGGLLFREPEYLDDLEIHTPYLSINKQYSLTGTRSGASVASTYAVMKHLGREGYRSVVDQCMEQTREIVSGAKALGIETVIDPVMNIVALNVPQADDVRKKLLDDFGWHVSITRNPRALRLVIMPHIDNNTIELFLADLEKLV